From the genome of Marixanthomonas ophiurae, one region includes:
- a CDS encoding carbohydrate binding domain-containing protein: MKNVFLILICISSNLGLAQGYKILPCGHDDNYKIVLQSNINVNYIDFKIIDISTGGEDVLCETKIMPMDQSFSIHQVSFFYDKIQFNVNSYDPITGIAFMYYDDPTSAFNGIQFKIDMSTIKDCIECIERNSITILHADTTEFSDDWKLNYSELKDESTDITGYSLSDIANSTSAGNPYAYGMKGIWRPMRTSAYLIDRLQSGNYGDKLRLDKDGEYKEFYWFDWEQPISYNENYNWRWVNEVTKYNVNGASKEGRNRLDIYAASLFGYNNHLVTASASNSKTTDIAFDGFEDYSVDQYNVYNGNGHGNLKFLGNTYQLSNFAHTGEKSLIVEFGIKHQVDYNQLDEDYFYPKRGKKYYISAWVSNNSIPDNGIIIVKSNATVLNTIELKPESQTIDGWRKLEGTFEIPITSNTCEILFSNKNDDQVTLFDDIRIQPFNSGMETYVYDPTNYRLKATLSNQNYATFYNYDEEGNLTQTKVETERGIKTISSNRNNIKK, from the coding sequence ATGAAAAATGTGTTTCTTATACTCATTTGCATTAGTTCCAACCTTGGATTAGCTCAAGGTTATAAAATATTGCCTTGTGGTCATGATGATAATTATAAAATTGTCCTACAAAGCAATATCAATGTAAACTATATAGATTTTAAAATTATCGATATAAGTACTGGTGGAGAAGACGTTTTATGTGAAACTAAAATTATGCCTATGGATCAATCGTTCTCCATACATCAGGTTTCATTTTTCTATGATAAAATTCAATTCAATGTAAATTCATATGATCCAATTACAGGTATAGCGTTTATGTATTATGATGATCCAACTAGTGCCTTTAATGGTATTCAATTTAAAATAGACATGAGTACTATTAAAGATTGTATTGAATGTATTGAACGTAACTCCATAACAATCCTCCACGCAGATACCACCGAATTTTCAGACGATTGGAAACTTAATTATTCTGAGTTAAAAGATGAATCTACAGATATAACAGGATACTCCTTATCTGATATAGCGAACAGCACTTCTGCTGGAAATCCATATGCATATGGAATGAAAGGTATTTGGCGACCCATGCGTACATCGGCATATTTAATAGACAGATTACAAAGTGGGAATTATGGTGATAAATTGAGGTTAGATAAAGATGGTGAGTACAAAGAATTTTACTGGTTTGACTGGGAGCAACCTATAAGCTATAACGAAAATTACAACTGGCGCTGGGTTAATGAAGTAACAAAATACAATGTTAATGGAGCTTCAAAAGAAGGAAGAAACAGATTAGACATTTACGCAGCATCATTATTTGGTTATAACAATCATTTAGTAACGGCTTCCGCATCAAACTCTAAGACAACAGACATTGCTTTTGATGGATTTGAAGACTACTCTGTTGATCAGTATAATGTCTACAATGGAAACGGTCATGGCAATCTTAAATTTTTAGGAAACACGTATCAATTAAGCAATTTTGCCCATACCGGAGAAAAAAGTCTAATTGTTGAGTTTGGGATCAAACATCAGGTTGATTACAATCAATTGGATGAAGATTATTTCTACCCCAAACGCGGTAAAAAATATTATATCAGTGCGTGGGTTTCGAACAATTCAATTCCAGATAACGGAATAATAATAGTTAAATCAAACGCTACTGTTTTAAATACGATTGAATTGAAACCAGAGTCTCAAACTATCGATGGGTGGAGGAAACTAGAAGGGACTTTTGAAATACCCATTACGTCTAATACTTGTGAAATACTATTTAGCAATAAAAATGATGATCAAGTAACACTTTTTGACGACATCCGCATACAGCCCTTCAACTCAGGTATGGAGACTTATGTCTATGATCCAACCAATTATAGATTAAAGGCCACTTTAAGCAATCAAAACTATGCGACCTTCTACAATTATGATGAGGAGGGCAACCTTACCCAAACTAAGGTGGAAACCGAACGGGGTATAAAAACAATTTCATCTAACCGCAATAACATCAAGAAATAG
- a CDS encoding ATP-dependent DNA helicase → MSKHISLRLAWHDDGWNGYVCREPKKNTYCVGQQSYPGDLISKARDLDWEEQKGVAGCHCSTIDGIPPCSYSINAFGTKAVKGESHPPDFFRDDSSGIEFEIPAATACIWPYEQMYSDDIKAGPESSQIYDYAKRLQAAKDFFKKVSPDQSLIFYYANKSNPFSQEDSRNFVLVGISRVKKVGDVMYYENVSEPNRKKYADGFVWQLPITSHFPDEGFAIPYHKYRDNPEVLEHITYIPEIAENFKYGTKHISDDDALIYVERLTEIVNYLEKIDNTENWEERKKWLLSLQNDLWTYRGAFPGLFSVLEVMEMPELMNFYKKAVSKNKDIKAKKTIFQYLNDKNLKDFPSDNVTDAILKQYQRNWIIKIESSEKRQLIENVLSRIDLKPHQIKLILNDNRTENGLLATPKEIIENVFLLQEEFIGDDGSDVINFEKIDHAVLPSQELGIDILIPKDDPRRLRGLIIDVLKKEGVHSFIDQESILDTVNRKLANYPEWKKNDFNKGYIEFDQGFFDHKIITRTAEGITYFYHKDVYDQERFIEKNLRNLIGRVDVEIKRPFSKQKWENEILKPGCSIYLKSPEEYKKAVDGQVQVCQQIFTKPLAILSGAAGTGKTTVINAILKAIQLSSNNTEKCLLLAPTGKASDRMRESTKGSIVNTMTIHQFLAQCGWLNPNFTMKKNGGKRETQVTTYIIDETSMIDLELMATLFRAIHWDYVKRLIFVGDPNQLPPIGKGKVFKETIEFVKSAEPEAHGVLGYNMRQMENRIDRKGTGIIDLASLYTQPDNLNHFEVKSDVEDVLNRLNEEGTLDKDVKIDIWENEDTLEKHLIKSIQVDMKESGSDNIMDYQVISPYRGELFGTARLNEVLQENLNGQNVKKGRLASITYFDKVIQFTNRAGRKSYFGYNFDSHQNERVAIYNGEMGQVWIDARDRKRYNYINNIQRFNVKFNRQKNYSISFSGDKQVEENIELGYAISVHKAQGSEFKYLYLVIPQSKQALLSTELIYTGITRASVKLRLFVEKDLSILQSLRRPERSKLKLINSSLFNFEPLPLEFSNMGGWYEEGKIHKTLSEYMVRSKSEVIITNLLVSNEVESFSYETILYAPDKTFYLPDFTINVNGKTYYWEHVGMLNKPKYKQRWEQKQVWYEKHFPGQLLKTYESGELTIEAQQIIEKIKTI, encoded by the coding sequence ATGTCCAAACACATCTCACTTAGACTTGCCTGGCATGATGATGGATGGAATGGGTACGTATGCCGTGAACCAAAGAAGAATACCTATTGCGTTGGGCAGCAATCTTACCCCGGTGATTTAATCTCAAAGGCGCGAGACTTGGACTGGGAGGAACAGAAAGGTGTAGCGGGATGCCATTGCTCAACTATTGATGGGATTCCTCCATGCTCATATAGCATTAATGCATTCGGAACAAAAGCAGTAAAAGGGGAGAGTCATCCTCCAGACTTTTTTCGTGACGACTCTAGCGGAATTGAGTTTGAAATCCCAGCTGCTACTGCCTGCATATGGCCATATGAGCAAATGTACTCAGATGACATCAAGGCCGGACCAGAATCAAGTCAAATCTATGATTATGCAAAACGCTTACAAGCAGCCAAAGATTTTTTCAAGAAAGTATCACCAGATCAAAGCTTAATTTTCTATTATGCAAATAAAAGCAACCCCTTTAGCCAAGAAGATAGCAGAAATTTCGTTCTGGTAGGAATCTCTAGGGTAAAGAAGGTTGGAGATGTTATGTACTACGAGAATGTATCAGAGCCCAATCGAAAGAAATATGCTGATGGCTTTGTCTGGCAATTGCCAATCACTTCTCATTTTCCTGATGAGGGATTCGCCATCCCATACCATAAATATCGAGATAATCCAGAAGTCTTGGAGCACATCACCTATATCCCTGAAATAGCTGAAAATTTCAAATACGGGACGAAACACATTTCTGATGATGATGCATTGATTTATGTGGAGCGGCTAACTGAAATAGTCAACTATTTAGAAAAGATCGATAATACTGAGAACTGGGAAGAACGAAAGAAATGGTTGCTGAGCCTTCAGAATGACCTATGGACGTACAGAGGTGCATTTCCGGGTTTGTTCTCTGTCTTGGAAGTGATGGAAATGCCTGAATTGATGAACTTTTATAAGAAAGCAGTCTCAAAGAATAAAGATATTAAAGCAAAGAAGACAATCTTTCAGTATCTCAATGACAAAAATCTTAAAGACTTTCCTTCCGATAATGTTACGGATGCCATATTAAAGCAATACCAGAGAAACTGGATCATTAAAATCGAGTCTTCTGAGAAAAGGCAACTGATAGAAAATGTTCTTAGCAGAATTGATCTCAAACCCCATCAGATAAAACTTATTCTTAATGATAATCGAACAGAAAATGGATTGCTGGCAACTCCAAAAGAAATCATTGAAAATGTGTTTCTGCTTCAGGAGGAATTTATTGGTGATGATGGTTCCGATGTGATTAACTTCGAAAAGATTGATCACGCAGTATTGCCTTCTCAGGAATTGGGAATTGATATCCTGATTCCAAAAGATGATCCAAGAAGGCTACGGGGACTTATAATTGATGTTCTGAAGAAGGAGGGTGTTCATTCTTTCATCGACCAAGAGTCAATCCTCGATACTGTGAATCGAAAACTCGCTAACTATCCGGAATGGAAGAAAAATGATTTTAACAAGGGGTATATTGAGTTTGATCAGGGTTTTTTTGATCATAAGATTATTACCAGAACAGCAGAGGGTATCACTTATTTCTACCACAAGGATGTATATGACCAAGAGAGGTTTATCGAGAAAAATCTCAGGAACCTTATTGGTCGTGTCGATGTGGAAATTAAACGACCATTTAGCAAACAGAAGTGGGAGAACGAAATTTTAAAACCAGGCTGTTCCATATACCTAAAATCTCCTGAAGAATATAAAAAGGCTGTTGATGGCCAAGTACAGGTGTGTCAGCAGATATTCACAAAGCCATTAGCTATTTTGTCAGGTGCAGCTGGTACAGGAAAGACTACTGTGATTAATGCTATTCTTAAGGCAATTCAACTTAGTTCGAATAATACAGAAAAATGCCTTTTACTAGCACCAACAGGCAAAGCATCGGATCGCATGCGTGAGTCTACCAAAGGTTCAATAGTAAACACCATGACCATTCATCAATTTCTGGCTCAATGCGGATGGTTAAATCCAAACTTTACGATGAAAAAAAATGGTGGAAAGCGAGAAACTCAGGTGACTACATACATTATTGATGAAACCTCAATGATTGATCTTGAGCTCATGGCTACTCTATTCCGTGCTATTCATTGGGATTATGTCAAACGGTTAATTTTTGTAGGTGATCCAAACCAGCTACCACCCATCGGCAAAGGCAAGGTCTTTAAAGAAACTATTGAATTTGTAAAGTCTGCTGAACCTGAAGCTCACGGTGTACTAGGCTACAACATGCGCCAAATGGAGAATCGTATCGATAGAAAAGGAACTGGTATCATTGATTTGGCTTCTCTATATACTCAACCGGATAATCTTAATCATTTTGAAGTTAAGTCTGATGTTGAAGATGTTTTAAATCGATTGAATGAAGAAGGAACATTAGATAAGGATGTGAAAATTGACATATGGGAAAATGAAGATACACTCGAAAAGCATCTGATTAAATCCATTCAAGTAGATATGAAAGAGTCCGGCTCAGACAATATCATGGATTATCAGGTAATTTCTCCATACCGTGGTGAGCTATTCGGAACAGCTAGACTGAATGAAGTCTTGCAAGAAAACCTGAATGGACAGAATGTCAAGAAAGGACGTCTGGCAAGTATTACTTACTTCGATAAGGTAATTCAATTCACTAATCGTGCCGGAAGAAAATCGTACTTTGGGTATAATTTTGATTCACACCAAAATGAACGAGTAGCGATATACAATGGTGAAATGGGGCAAGTTTGGATTGATGCTCGTGATCGAAAACGCTACAATTACATTAACAATATTCAACGCTTCAATGTAAAGTTCAACCGTCAAAAGAATTACTCGATTTCGTTCTCTGGTGATAAGCAGGTTGAAGAGAACATCGAGTTAGGATATGCTATTTCGGTCCACAAGGCTCAGGGAAGTGAATTTAAATACTTGTATTTGGTTATCCCACAATCGAAGCAAGCTCTGCTTTCTACCGAGTTAATCTATACAGGTATTACCCGAGCCTCAGTGAAACTTAGACTCTTCGTTGAGAAAGATTTAAGTATCCTTCAAAGCCTCAGAAGGCCGGAACGATCTAAACTTAAACTCATCAACTCATCACTCTTCAATTTTGAGCCTCTCCCACTTGAATTCTCCAATATGGGAGGGTGGTATGAAGAAGGAAAGATTCATAAGACATTGAGTGAGTATATGGTACGAAGTAAGTCTGAGGTAATTATTACTAATCTACTTGTGAGCAATGAAGTCGAAAGCTTCAGCTATGAGACTATTTTGTATGCACCTGATAAGACATTTTACTTACCTGATTTCACCATCAACGTAAACGGCAAAACTTATTACTGGGAACATGTAGGTATGCTCAATAAACCGAAATACAAACAAAGGTGGGAGCAAAAACAAGTTTGGTATGAGAAACATTTCCCCGGACAACTACTAAAGACATACGAGAGCGGTGAGCTTACTATAGAAGCTCAACAAATTATAGAAAAAATTAAAACTATATAA
- a CDS encoding J domain-containing protein — MFKDYYSILKIPQTATQADIKLAFKTQALKWHPDKNVGKDTTMKMQEINEAYLILRDGDARRRYDIEYSKYKDFKKQNRYQREEREYKKEENTKTKSRSYEYEVEDETLEKWMRNARRQAVDLAKQTLQEIVGLSVEATKKAGSKMFQMAIYYAISGFIIMLLFKACN; from the coding sequence GTGTTTAAAGATTATTATTCTATTCTTAAAATTCCTCAAACAGCAACTCAAGCTGATATAAAACTTGCTTTTAAAACCCAAGCTTTAAAGTGGCATCCCGATAAAAATGTTGGTAAGGATACTACCATGAAAATGCAAGAAATCAATGAAGCTTATCTTATATTAAGAGATGGCGATGCCAGAAGAAGATATGATATTGAGTATTCAAAATACAAAGACTTCAAAAAACAAAATCGATATCAACGTGAAGAGCGGGAATACAAGAAAGAAGAAAATACAAAAACAAAATCAAGGAGCTACGAATATGAAGTAGAAGATGAAACATTAGAAAAATGGATGAGAAATGCCCGTAGACAAGCGGTGGATTTAGCCAAACAAACACTCCAAGAAATTGTAGGTTTAAGTGTAGAAGCTACTAAAAAAGCTGGTTCTAAAATGTTTCAAATGGCTATCTATTATGCAATTTCCGGATTCATAATTATGCTTTTATTTAAAGCTTGCAATTAA
- a CDS encoding ImmA/IrrE family metallo-endopeptidase encodes MTEQMATINDYYPESVTHPSEFLIESLEEKNIGAKEFAIKTGKPEKTITAVLKGESSITPDMAVLFEQVLKIPAHFWNEAQRNYDEYEARVNFQKNIEQCKEWARNFPYAKMVKYGWVKKTRKAEEKVIELFKFFEVASQKGFEDYYYNQRTRVAFRISLKNQENATAIAAWLRRGELQADQIRTPEFNKNLFKKKLYEIKALMANQPKDFFEELHNICKSAGVKVVHTPCLPKAPIHGSTRWIKDTPLIQLSGRYKRNDIFWFTFFHEVGHILLHGKKYISIENIDVDGENKEFEKEADEFASDWILSKKEEDEILNFNPLTYKDIINFAKKFGTHPACIIGRFQHERRIPYGTGNELFEPINFETQS; translated from the coding sequence ATGACAGAACAGATGGCAACGATTAATGATTATTATCCGGAGAGTGTTACACACCCTTCCGAATTTCTAATAGAATCACTTGAAGAGAAAAATATAGGAGCCAAAGAATTTGCAATTAAAACGGGTAAACCTGAAAAAACTATTACTGCTGTGTTAAAAGGCGAGAGCTCTATTACTCCTGATATGGCTGTCCTTTTTGAACAAGTTTTAAAAATACCCGCACATTTTTGGAATGAAGCTCAAAGAAATTATGATGAATATGAGGCCCGCGTAAATTTTCAGAAGAACATTGAGCAATGCAAAGAATGGGCAAGAAATTTTCCATATGCAAAAATGGTAAAATATGGATGGGTGAAAAAAACAAGAAAGGCAGAGGAAAAAGTAATAGAACTTTTTAAATTTTTTGAGGTAGCCTCTCAAAAAGGATTTGAAGATTATTACTATAATCAGAGAACACGAGTAGCATTCAGAATATCTCTAAAAAATCAAGAAAATGCTACTGCTATTGCAGCTTGGCTAAGAAGAGGTGAATTACAAGCCGATCAAATTAGAACCCCGGAGTTTAACAAGAATTTATTTAAAAAGAAACTATACGAGATAAAAGCTTTAATGGCCAACCAGCCTAAGGATTTCTTTGAAGAATTACATAACATATGCAAATCAGCTGGGGTAAAAGTTGTGCATACCCCTTGTCTTCCGAAAGCACCAATTCATGGATCAACAAGGTGGATAAAGGACACCCCTCTAATCCAATTGAGTGGTCGATACAAAAGAAATGATATTTTTTGGTTTACATTTTTCCACGAGGTCGGACATATATTATTACATGGTAAAAAATATATTTCAATTGAAAATATAGATGTGGATGGAGAAAATAAAGAGTTTGAGAAAGAAGCGGACGAATTCGCATCCGATTGGATATTAAGTAAAAAAGAAGAGGATGAAATTCTTAATTTTAACCCTCTTACATATAAAGATATCATAAATTTCGCGAAAAAATTCGGGACTCATCCAGCTTGTATTATAGGTCGTTTTCAACATGAAAGAAGAATTCCATATGGAACGGGAAATGAGTTGTTTGAGCCTATCAATTTTGAAACTCAATCATAA
- a CDS encoding type II toxin-antitoxin system RelE/ParE family toxin: MNIKFRKKNLNKCANNDKAGIKKLGPKRHKVFKKRLDQLKFSETLEDVRYQPGRFHELSGNRKGQWACDLDHPYRLMFTAQEDPIPTDKDGKYIWIEIVGVEIIDIDDYH, encoded by the coding sequence GTGAATATAAAATTTCGAAAAAAGAACTTGAACAAGTGTGCAAATAATGATAAAGCTGGAATCAAGAAGTTAGGACCTAAAAGACATAAAGTATTTAAAAAAAGATTAGACCAACTAAAGTTTTCTGAGACATTAGAGGATGTGCGATATCAACCAGGACGCTTTCATGAATTATCCGGGAATAGAAAAGGACAATGGGCATGTGATTTAGATCATCCTTATAGATTAATGTTTACAGCTCAAGAAGATCCCATCCCTACTGATAAAGACGGTAAATACATTTGGATAGAAATTGTAGGAGTCGAAATCATTGATATTGACGATTACCACTAG
- a CDS encoding DEAD/DEAH box helicase family protein, with translation MQLEKQLVLFRYILHQLGYEAFEDLRDEFNNKESGTSSTGYTYFASVLMSNSDKLIEDRAIQQYDEAIQGYEKKLRENRAEPFFTFKYYQWFALLFTEYFCDQYSNNANQLIAKLNDYAEGNKDFKQIEAYTEKDLKKLAYWMATGSGKTLLMHCNYWQITKYFKEWENIILITPNEGLSRQHYESCVKSGIPVKLYSGSEESLKTKEGEILILEITKLVKDKEGEGVSVDVDYFSESKNLVFIDEGHKGSKSDEQTWKSLREYLARGKDSFTFEYSATFGQVITNKNKFLFNEYAKSIIFDYSYRHFYTDGYGKDFSVFNLDTRNEYSEEQNKLLLTASLLGYYEQFELFERYEKELRQYNIEKPLWVFVGSRVIGTGKTVSDKSTVSDVSRIIKFFKYALSSPASLQGDIDKILNDSTGLRNADGNDIFKGHFEYLRTAKPIAETILSKVFNGIGNIEAFQVKQAEGEIALKTKTSDQYFAVINIGDVSKYAKTLEADTDGELTIQDDNFSNSLFQAISETNSTINILIGSKKFIEGWNSWRVSSMGLMNMGKSEGAQIIQLFGRGVRLKGKNLSLKREEANAPYHIRALQTISIMGLNASYMNRFLTEIEKEVPDYTDISIEIILNHEDLWDGKIMTFKKQEDKSFKDELIELEYNSDVANRVTIDMRNKITIAAGGLNSQVAEDVIDYQENFLKEFRDFIDYNSLSLEANRYKLLKGYHNLILNQSVLSELIESSGFNLLSHKGQFGINEAISGKIQGVAVSLVRDYINKFYADKEKAFLSKYLTYDMLSHKEHEAMFPASHTMIVKVPKKHDSFIKEIEDKITVIYEKDDNTLPSIHFDKHLYSPIASIADGKKFKEIKTVPVRLNNGERDFIDHLRQFVKESDKFKDKQLFVLRNLSVKGIGFFMDSSSFYPDFILWVLDGKKQYIYFLDPKGILLGDNHFNNPKILWCKEDVKTLESKIQQQLRDDKKEVEVSISGFILSVTPFEKVRKNWGDGSGTTRDDFAENKVLFIENNKEYLSSIFKNLTRADGK, from the coding sequence ATGCAACTAGAAAAACAACTTGTCCTTTTCAGATACATCTTGCATCAGTTGGGTTATGAAGCCTTTGAAGACTTGCGAGATGAGTTTAACAACAAAGAGTCAGGCACTAGCTCAACAGGCTATACTTATTTTGCCAGTGTTTTAATGTCTAACTCAGACAAACTCATTGAAGATCGAGCTATACAGCAATACGATGAAGCCATACAAGGCTATGAGAAAAAACTCCGTGAAAACCGCGCAGAACCTTTTTTCACATTCAAATACTACCAATGGTTTGCCTTACTATTTACCGAGTACTTTTGTGACCAATACAGCAACAATGCAAATCAACTAATTGCCAAACTGAATGACTATGCTGAAGGAAACAAAGACTTTAAGCAAATAGAAGCTTACACAGAAAAAGACTTGAAGAAACTTGCTTATTGGATGGCGACCGGAAGTGGTAAAACCCTTTTGATGCATTGCAACTATTGGCAAATCACTAAGTACTTCAAAGAATGGGAAAACATCATTCTCATAACTCCAAATGAAGGTTTAAGCAGGCAACATTATGAAAGTTGCGTTAAAAGTGGTATTCCTGTAAAGCTCTATTCAGGAAGTGAAGAAAGCCTAAAAACCAAAGAAGGTGAAATTCTCATTTTAGAGATTACCAAATTGGTTAAAGACAAAGAAGGAGAAGGTGTAAGTGTTGATGTAGATTACTTCTCAGAGTCAAAGAACTTAGTATTCATAGATGAAGGACACAAGGGCAGTAAATCTGATGAGCAAACATGGAAATCATTAAGAGAATATCTAGCTCGTGGAAAAGATTCATTCACTTTTGAATATTCTGCAACATTTGGACAGGTTATTACCAACAAGAATAAGTTTCTCTTTAATGAATATGCTAAATCCATCATTTTTGACTATTCCTATCGCCATTTTTATACAGATGGTTATGGCAAGGACTTTAGTGTATTCAACCTCGATACCAGGAATGAGTACAGCGAAGAACAAAACAAGTTACTGCTAACAGCTAGTTTATTGGGTTATTACGAGCAGTTTGAGCTGTTTGAGAGATATGAGAAAGAGCTGCGCCAATACAACATCGAGAAGCCCCTTTGGGTATTTGTTGGAAGCCGAGTAATCGGAACAGGCAAAACAGTATCAGATAAATCCACAGTCTCTGATGTTTCTCGTATTATCAAGTTTTTTAAGTATGCTCTTTCATCACCTGCTTCTTTACAGGGAGATATTGACAAAATACTCAATGACAGCACAGGGCTAAGAAATGCAGATGGAAACGATATTTTTAAAGGACACTTTGAATATCTCAGAACAGCCAAACCTATTGCTGAAACTATTCTTAGTAAAGTATTCAATGGTATTGGAAATATAGAAGCCTTCCAAGTAAAGCAAGCCGAGGGTGAGATTGCGTTAAAAACCAAAACAAGTGACCAATACTTTGCTGTTATCAATATTGGTGATGTTTCTAAGTACGCAAAAACACTTGAAGCTGATACTGACGGAGAATTGACTATCCAAGACGACAATTTCTCCAATTCATTATTTCAAGCCATTTCAGAAACCAATTCTACCATCAATATTCTCATTGGATCTAAAAAGTTTATTGAAGGGTGGAATTCTTGGAGAGTTTCAAGCATGGGTTTAATGAATATGGGTAAGAGTGAAGGTGCTCAAATTATTCAGTTATTTGGTCGTGGTGTTCGTCTAAAAGGTAAAAACTTATCCTTGAAACGTGAAGAAGCCAATGCGCCTTACCATATCCGAGCATTACAAACCATCTCTATTATGGGCTTGAATGCTTCATACATGAATCGCTTCTTAACTGAAATAGAAAAAGAAGTACCGGATTACACCGATATATCTATTGAAATCATACTAAACCATGAAGACCTGTGGGATGGGAAAATAATGACCTTCAAAAAACAGGAAGATAAGTCCTTTAAGGATGAGTTGATTGAATTAGAATACAACTCAGACGTAGCCAACAGAGTCACAATTGATATGCGGAATAAAATCACCATAGCAGCAGGTGGCTTAAACAGTCAGGTAGCAGAAGATGTAATAGATTATCAAGAAAATTTCCTCAAAGAGTTTAGAGACTTCATTGACTACAACTCGCTTTCATTGGAAGCAAACAGATACAAGCTACTCAAAGGGTATCACAACTTAATTTTAAATCAATCTGTCCTATCCGAGTTAATAGAAAGTAGTGGCTTCAATCTACTAAGCCATAAAGGGCAATTTGGAATCAATGAAGCTATTTCGGGCAAAATACAAGGAGTTGCAGTGAGTCTAGTGAGGGACTATATAAATAAGTTCTATGCTGATAAAGAAAAGGCGTTCCTGTCCAAATACCTTACTTATGATATGCTTTCACACAAAGAGCATGAAGCAATGTTTCCAGCTTCGCATACCATGATTGTGAAGGTGCCAAAGAAACACGATTCATTCATCAAGGAAATAGAAGATAAAATCACGGTGATATATGAGAAAGATGACAATACTCTTCCATCCATTCACTTTGATAAGCACCTTTATTCGCCCATTGCTTCAATTGCCGATGGTAAGAAGTTCAAAGAGATTAAAACTGTTCCTGTAAGGTTAAATAACGGTGAAAGAGACTTTATAGATCACCTACGCCAGTTCGTAAAGGAGTCAGATAAATTCAAGGATAAGCAGCTATTCGTACTTCGTAACCTTTCGGTTAAGGGTATTGGTTTCTTCATGGATAGTTCATCTTTTTATCCAGATTTTATCCTTTGGGTATTGGATGGTAAAAAGCAATACATCTACTTTCTTGATCCCAAAGGAATATTACTTGGAGACAATCACTTTAATAACCCCAAGATTTTATGGTGTAAAGAAGATGTCAAAACACTTGAAAGTAAAATTCAGCAGCAATTAAGGGATGATAAAAAAGAGGTAGAAGTTTCTATTTCCGGGTTCATCCTATCTGTAACACCATTTGAAAAGGTTAGAAAGAATTGGGGTGACGGATCAGGCACTACAAGAGATGACTTCGCTGAAAATAAGGTATTATTTATTGAGAATAATAAGGAATATTTAAGCTCAATTTTTAAAAATTTGACTAGAGCTGATGGAAAATAA